CGGAGTCCTTCGAGCCTACAACGCGCTCAAAGAGGGCCCGCATGTATGCCATTTCACCATCCGGACCCTCCACATCGGACTTCCCGGGCAACACGCCGGCTCCCATAGTCACAGCCTTGAGCACCTCCATGACGTTCAAGTCCTCCTCCGTGGCCTCCCTCTTAACCGCGTAACCCGTCTTCTTCCCATTGCAAAACATCGTCCAGACGGGCTCATCCATGATACTCGTCTTGTCTTTGTCACCTCTCTTCTCGCATTCGAGAGCGATCCTCACCATTCCTGAGCTCATCTCCTTCTGAAGCACGTTGGTCTGCATGGCTAGCTCGAGAACGAAGCTAGGTAGAGTCTTGGAGCTTTCCTGTATCGACAGGCTCACCCGGCCCTTCCGATACCCGAACAGCGTGCCGCTGACTCGGACGCCGGACGTGACGGTGCGGTTGGAGTCGAGCCGGCCGCCGGGGAGCGACGGCATTTTGCATGCGGTGGGTGTGATGATGGGCAAGGACCGGAGGACGGATCTGAAGACGCGGAAgactttggttttgttcttctttttaatGGAGGGCTGCTCGAGGGTGGTGGAGTTTGGTAACGGATTAGGAAGTGGCGGCGGCGACGGAGGTACTGTAGTGGTGGTGCgagtggaggaggaggatgttGCTGACGACGGACGTTGCTGTTCCCTTGATACAGCTTTTGTTGGCTCCCCCATTAATGGCGTTGGTGATCCAGGAATGGGAGAGTGCCATGAGAGAAAGGAGGGGAGGGAGGgacaagagagagagagagagagacagaggagAGCGAGAGAGACCTGGATCAGAGAGAGGGCTGGGTCCGATTGTAGAGTTTGTTATCGGATTTGTGGCATCAATTAGTCTCCTGACCTCAAATCGCGGTATGTGATCTTATCTATTTGCCATTGTGTACgttttatgtatatatacttatataacatggttttattttgtttcGAGAGAGTATCATTAAGATTACTACTAGGACATAGAACATGAGAatttgttcaaaatattaagaaACGACTGTAAGCACATAGAGTGTTTCACAAAGCCAGTTACACTTGATAGAGTAAAAGAACTCAAATAAATATTAGTTCCGAGAGAATTGGTTGATTTACACAAAAATGTTCTCCATATATggcatatataataatttctctatATATGAGTTCACAAAAATTTCCACTCCAGCTTCATTTTTGATAGGATCTCCAATACAAGCAACAAAAAAACCAAAGTGCCCTTGACACTTGATCTCCAGCTGCTCAACATATGTTAAcacttgattatatataccaTGAGAGCAAATTATTGCTACTTgataaattcatcatatatatacccACCAAACGTTTTTGACGGGTTAAACTTCATGCATTCATCGTTCCTACTCCCCCTTGCGCCTTTTTTAGATTAATGATGGTTGATTGAAATTCAATCATTAAATTTTGTATTACTTTAGTCATGTTATTTGACTATAACAAAATTATCAGCATCATGTATctattttcaaaacaattcaAATACCGTTATGACTGATACGTATGAGGCTTTATTGAGTTTTTATATATACGTaggaggtttttttttttgaaaaaaatagtTTACATTAAACTAGACTCAGAAAACTACATGCATCACAAATTGTATTACCCTAAAACATCAAAGGTGATCTTAAGAACAGTCGATACAATGCAATCTTTAATAACCCTCATTATAGAATGAACACAAATAAATCTACCACTattgagcatgaatcaagAATCCGAATAAAATCTCTATAGAAGATATTACATGTAGCCTATAGACCTTAATTGGTGTACAACATATAATATCTAGAGTAGAATGGAATGATTTATGAAACGATAGTTTAGGTAGGAAGGCTCAAGGAACAAAATCTCCCCGATATTTCCGATATATCCTCCGATATatccatttaaaaaaaagatatatcttaggggtaaatatcttattttttcccgtatctgcgatatttctccgataacataaaatatctgcGACATTTCTccgatatttacgatatatctAATATATCATCGATAGtttagagaaatatttgaaaattttcacttaaaaaaaattaactcaATTTGAGGATGTCTCGGCTCTCCTTCACCTggagtttttgattaattaatcacctcgagcctcgagggatataaaaaataatactagaagagtagtcattcaatcggctaatttttaatttttcgtaaaagatatcGAAATGAGCAGTTGaagttcaagtcttaactcttaaaagtCAAGCCATATCAGTGACCAGTGCGCTCCTTGACCGTGAGGGAATCCAAAGTAAAGGGTCACAACGTAGTCTCACACTCTCATGAAGGTCATAAGTGAATATATAGAATTTTAGTAACAAGTGTTCTCCTCGAAGAATATAGAAAGAGTAGTAATCTTTATCTCCTTGACGTCCTCT
This genomic interval from Argentina anserina chromosome 1, drPotAnse1.1, whole genome shotgun sequence contains the following:
- the LOC126796719 gene encoding protein MIZU-KUSSEI 1; the protein is MGEPTKAVSREQQRPSSATSSSSTRTTTTVPPSPPPLPNPLPNSTTLEQPSIKKKNKTKVFRVFRSVLRSLPIITPTACKMPSLPGGRLDSNRTVTSGVRVSGTLFGYRKGRVSLSIQESSKTLPSFVLELAMQTNVLQKEMSSGMVRIALECEKRGDKDKTSIMDEPVWTMFCNGKKTGYAVKREATEEDLNVMEVLKAVTMGAGVLPGKSDVEGPDGEMAYMRALFERVVGSKDSETLYMMSPEGNNGPELSIFFVRI